In Panicum virgatum strain AP13 chromosome 4N, P.virgatum_v5, whole genome shotgun sequence, a single window of DNA contains:
- the LOC120669232 gene encoding serine/threonine-protein phosphatase 7 long form homolog, with amino-acid sequence MSPHFTEPIHWGCVFLLQVWMWFRLPVGRPQTLDPRPWFEVVGHRLRPTAAYLWDQVRTNWARPERAYVEYTNELDTLTPSMVIWQPFTEERLGPLQLSSMCHVDEDMYTMSNCPLICFYVVEFHLPHRVARQFGLRQEWPVRQMSTSVELHK; translated from the exons ATGTCGCCGCACTTCACGGAACCCATCCATTGGGGGTGTGTGTTTCTTCTTCAGGTGTGGATGTGGTTTCGGTTACCAGTTGGGCGGCCGCAGACTCTTGATCCGCGTCCGTGGTTTGAGGTCGTCGGCCACCGCCTCAGACCCACTGCTGCTTACTTGTGGGACCAGGTCCGCACTAACTGGGCCAGACCAGAGCGCGCTTACGTCGAGTACACGAACGAGTTGGACACACTTACTCCTTCCATG GTGATATGGCAGCCGTTCACGGAGGAGAGGCTGGGCCCCCTACAGTTAAGCTCCATGTGCCATGTGGATGAGGACATGTACACGATGTCGAACTGCCCATTGATTTGCTTCTATGTTGTGGAGTTCCACCTGCCGCACAGAGTTGCACGACAGTTTGGGTTGAGACAGGAGTGGCCTGTGCGTCAGATGTCGACGTCTGTGGAattgcacaagtaa